The Shewanella sp. KX20019 genome window below encodes:
- a CDS encoding branched-chain amino acid transaminase, with amino-acid sequence MAAKTAELIWFNGEMMPWGDAKVHVMSHALHYGTSVFEGIRVYDTPAGPAGFRLTEHVQRLFDSAKIYRMPIPYSFDELMQACRDAVLGNGLSSAYIRPLAFYGDVGMGITPPKDAQCDVLVAGFPWGAYLGEDSMDAGVDVAVTSWNRLAPNTIPTGAKAGGNYLSSLQVSTEAKRNGYDEGIALDTNGLVSEAAGANIFVVKKNKIYTPPATAAILMGLTRDTIITLAREKGYQVVEENMSREFLYLADEIFMTGTAAEIVPVRSIDRIEVGSGKRGEITKIVQKSFFGLFNGETEDKWGWLEPLKAG; translated from the coding sequence ATGGCCGCTAAAACAGCTGAGTTAATATGGTTCAATGGTGAAATGATGCCTTGGGGTGACGCTAAGGTACATGTCATGTCGCATGCTTTGCATTACGGTACATCAGTATTTGAGGGCATTCGTGTTTACGATACACCCGCAGGACCGGCAGGCTTTAGATTGACCGAGCATGTGCAGCGTTTGTTTGATTCAGCGAAAATCTATCGCATGCCGATCCCCTATAGCTTCGATGAGCTGATGCAAGCCTGTCGTGATGCGGTTTTGGGCAATGGTTTATCGAGCGCCTATATCCGCCCGTTAGCTTTTTATGGCGATGTCGGCATGGGCATTACACCGCCGAAAGATGCTCAATGTGATGTATTGGTCGCGGGCTTTCCATGGGGTGCTTATTTGGGTGAAGACAGTATGGATGCCGGTGTTGATGTGGCAGTCACTTCATGGAATCGTTTAGCACCAAATACCATTCCAACGGGCGCTAAAGCGGGCGGTAACTACTTGTCATCACTGCAGGTTTCAACCGAAGCCAAACGTAACGGTTATGATGAAGGTATTGCGCTCGACACCAATGGTTTAGTCAGCGAAGCGGCTGGCGCCAACATATTTGTAGTGAAGAAGAATAAGATCTACACACCACCAGCGACTGCCGCTATTCTGATGGGATTGACCCGCGATACCATTATCACCTTAGCCCGCGAGAAAGGTTACCAAGTGGTAGAGGAGAACATGTCGCGTGAATTCCTCTACTTGGCTGATGAAATCTTTATGACTGGCACCGCGGCAGAAATCGTTCCCGTACGCAGCATTGATCGCATCGAAGTGGGTAGTGGCAAGCGCGGTGAAATAACCAAGATAGTGCAAAAGAGCTTCTTTGGTCTTTTTAATGGCGAAACAGAAGATAAATGGGGCTGGTTAGAGCCGTTGAAAGCCGGATAA
- the ilvM gene encoding acetolactate synthase 2 small subunit: MIDYSVAISVQQQPEVLERVLRVVRHRGFKVTSLEMQLNDNNTSSIDMSVQSDRAIALLTNQINKLIDVLDCQVLAGQINKTTASAKG, encoded by the coding sequence ATGATCGATTACTCAGTAGCAATTAGCGTGCAACAGCAACCTGAAGTATTGGAGCGAGTGCTGCGCGTCGTCCGTCATCGTGGTTTTAAAGTCACTAGCTTAGAGATGCAGCTCAACGACAATAACACCAGCAGTATCGATATGTCGGTTCAAAGCGATAGAGCGATTGCTTTGCTTACTAATCAAATAAACAAGTTAATTGATGTACTGGACTGCCAAGTGTTGGCGGGTCAAATAAACAAGACTACCGCATCTGCAAAAGGATAA
- the ilvG gene encoding acetolactate synthase 2 catalytic subunit, translating into MGSGQMIRGADAVIKAIAAHGVTTVFGYPGGAIMPIYDALYGSPVEHLLSRHEQGAAFAAVGYARASGKTGVCFATSGPGATNLITSLADALLDSVPVVAITGQVSTAVIGTDAFQEIDVLGMSLSCTKHSFMVTSVEELVPTLYQAFEIAASGRPGPVLVDIPKDIQIALVDYKTPLQAVMPEPEHTQAQIDAANALLANAKQPMLYVGGGVGMASAVEPLRQFIAATGIPSVATLKGLGAVSIDTAGYLGMLGMHGSKAANLAVQQCDLLIVVGARFDDRVTGRLASFAENAKVLHLDIDAAELGKLRMPEVAIAGDLRQILPALSQSMQIEAWQLEIQQLKAQHPWRYDRPGELIYAPAMLNRLAQKLPEDSVVSCDVGQHQMWVAQHMYFRRPEDHLSSAGLGTMGFGLPAAIGAKVARPSATVVAVSGDGSFMMNVQELTTIKRRRLPVKILLVDNQKLGMVKQWQQLFFEERYSETDLSDNPDFVKMASAFDIPGRNITLASEVEEGLDEMLNSEGPFLLHVSIDDAHNVWPLVPPGASNQDMMDEMEKQT; encoded by the coding sequence ATGGGATCAGGGCAGATGATACGGGGCGCCGACGCAGTAATAAAAGCCATCGCCGCACACGGTGTAACGACGGTGTTTGGTTATCCAGGCGGTGCAATCATGCCCATCTACGACGCCTTGTATGGTAGCCCTGTAGAGCACCTACTGAGTCGTCATGAGCAGGGCGCTGCATTCGCGGCCGTAGGCTATGCAAGAGCGAGTGGAAAAACCGGTGTATGCTTTGCGACTTCAGGTCCAGGGGCCACCAACCTAATTACCTCGCTTGCTGATGCGCTGCTGGACTCTGTCCCTGTGGTTGCGATTACCGGTCAGGTGTCCACAGCCGTTATCGGTACCGACGCATTCCAAGAGATTGATGTTCTGGGCATGTCCCTGTCGTGCACCAAGCACAGCTTTATGGTCACCAGCGTTGAAGAGTTAGTGCCGACGCTATATCAAGCATTCGAAATTGCAGCATCTGGGCGTCCAGGCCCTGTGTTAGTCGATATCCCTAAAGATATTCAAATAGCGCTAGTGGATTACAAAACGCCGTTACAAGCGGTCATGCCAGAGCCGGAGCATACTCAAGCCCAAATCGATGCTGCAAATGCATTGCTGGCTAACGCTAAGCAGCCAATGTTATATGTCGGTGGCGGCGTCGGTATGGCCAGTGCGGTTGAGCCATTAAGACAGTTTATTGCGGCAACTGGCATCCCCTCTGTTGCAACATTGAAAGGGCTAGGCGCCGTTAGTATCGATACTGCAGGTTATTTAGGCATGCTCGGTATGCATGGCTCGAAAGCGGCCAATCTAGCGGTGCAGCAGTGCGATCTATTGATTGTCGTCGGCGCGCGCTTTGATGACCGCGTAACCGGCCGTTTAGCCTCGTTTGCGGAGAATGCCAAGGTGTTGCATCTTGATATCGATGCCGCAGAACTGGGTAAACTCAGAATGCCGGAGGTCGCCATTGCGGGTGACTTACGACAGATATTACCGGCATTGAGCCAGAGCATGCAGATAGAGGCGTGGCAGTTGGAAATTCAACAGTTAAAGGCGCAGCACCCATGGCGTTACGATCGCCCCGGTGAACTGATCTATGCCCCCGCTATGCTGAATCGTTTAGCGCAAAAACTGCCTGAAGATAGTGTGGTTTCTTGCGATGTAGGCCAGCACCAAATGTGGGTGGCACAGCATATGTATTTTCGTCGTCCTGAAGATCATCTTTCAAGCGCTGGTCTTGGCACCATGGGTTTTGGCTTACCTGCGGCGATTGGTGCAAAAGTCGCACGTCCAAGTGCCACTGTGGTGGCGGTTTCTGGTGATGGTTCATTCATGATGAACGTACAGGAGCTGACAACCATTAAACGCAGACGTTTGCCGGTTAAAATCCTGCTGGTGGATAATCAAAAATTGGGCATGGTTAAGCAGTGGCAACAACTATTCTTTGAAGAGCGTTATAGCGAAACCGATCTGTCGGACAACCCTGACTTTGTCAAAATGGCATCCGCCTTTGATATTCCTGGGCGCAACATAACCTTGGCCAGTGAGGTAGAGGAGGGCTTAGATGAGATGCTAAATAGTGAAGGGCCGTTCCTGCTGCATGTGTCGATAGACGATGCTCACAATGTATGGCCTTTAGTACCGCCGGGTGCGTCAAACCAAGACATGATGGATGAGATGGAGAAGCAAACATGA
- the ilvC gene encoding ketol-acid reductoisomerase, whose product MANYFNSLNLRQQLEQLAQCRFMDRSEFSEGCSHIKGWNIVILGCGAQGLNQGLNMRDSGLNISFALRAQAITEKRESYQKATGNGFRVGTIEELIPDADLVLNLTPDKQHTNAVTTIMPLMKQGATLSYSHGFNIVEEGMQVRPDITVIMVAPKCPGTEVREEYKRGFGVPTLIAVHPENDPKGEGFAIAKAYASATGGDRAGVLHSSFIAEVKSDLMGEQTILCGMLQTGAILGYEKMVADGVEPGYAAKLIQQGWETTTEALKHGGITHMMDRLSNPAKIKAFEMAEELKEILKPLFEKHMDDIIGGEFSKTMMADWANDDANLLKWRSETNETAFENAPQCDEQIDEQAYFDKGIFLVAMIKAGVELAFDTMVAAGIVEESAYYESLHETPLIANTIARKRLYEMNVVISDTAEYGCYLFNHAAVPMLRDYVENMSAEFLGGGLKDSGNGVDNVRLIEVNDEIRGTAVESIGAELRGYMTEMQRIVEEG is encoded by the coding sequence ATGGCTAACTATTTTAACTCTCTGAACTTGCGTCAACAATTAGAACAGCTGGCTCAATGCCGCTTTATGGATCGCAGCGAGTTTAGCGAAGGCTGCAGCCACATCAAAGGATGGAATATAGTCATTCTAGGTTGTGGTGCACAAGGTTTGAACCAAGGTTTGAACATGCGAGATTCTGGACTAAACATCTCTTTTGCACTGCGTGCACAAGCGATCACCGAGAAGCGTGAATCATATCAGAAAGCCACTGGCAACGGTTTCCGTGTCGGTACCATTGAAGAGTTAATTCCTGATGCAGACTTGGTGTTAAACCTAACGCCAGACAAGCAACACACTAACGCCGTGACCACCATCATGCCGTTAATGAAGCAAGGTGCGACACTGTCTTATTCGCACGGCTTTAACATTGTTGAAGAGGGCATGCAGGTTCGCCCTGATATCACCGTCATCATGGTTGCTCCTAAATGCCCTGGTACCGAAGTTCGTGAAGAGTACAAGCGTGGTTTCGGTGTGCCTACACTGATTGCAGTCCACCCTGAGAATGATCCAAAGGGTGAAGGTTTTGCTATCGCTAAGGCGTATGCAAGCGCAACTGGCGGCGACAGAGCCGGCGTATTGCACTCATCTTTCATCGCTGAAGTTAAGTCTGACCTGATGGGTGAGCAAACAATTCTTTGTGGCATGCTACAAACTGGCGCGATTTTAGGTTACGAGAAGATGGTTGCCGATGGCGTTGAGCCAGGCTACGCCGCTAAGTTAATTCAGCAAGGTTGGGAAACCACTACCGAGGCGCTTAAGCACGGTGGTATTACCCATATGATGGATAGACTATCTAACCCCGCTAAGATTAAAGCGTTTGAAATGGCTGAGGAGTTGAAAGAGATCCTTAAGCCACTCTTCGAAAAGCACATGGACGATATCATCGGTGGCGAGTTCTCTAAAACCATGATGGCTGACTGGGCTAACGACGATGCTAACCTGCTTAAATGGCGTAGTGAAACGAATGAAACAGCCTTTGAAAATGCACCTCAGTGTGATGAGCAAATTGACGAGCAGGCGTACTTCGATAAAGGTATTTTCCTGGTTGCTATGATCAAAGCGGGCGTTGAGCTTGCGTTCGATACCATGGTTGCAGCAGGTATTGTTGAAGAGTCGGCTTACTATGAATCACTGCATGAAACACCATTGATTGCCAACACGATTGCCCGTAAGCGCCTTTACGAGATGAATGTGGTTATCTCTGATACTGCTGAATATGGTTGCTACCTATTCAACCACGCGGCAGTGCCAATGCTACGTGATTATGTTGAAAACATGTCGGCAGAGTTCTTAGGCGGCGGCCTAAAGGATAGCGGTAACGGCGTGGATAACGTGCGTCTTATCGAAGTTAATGATGAGATCCGTGGCACAGCCGTTGAGTCTATTGGCGCAGAGCTGCGCGGTTACATGACCGAAATGCAACGTATCGTTGAAGAAGGCTAA
- the ilvY gene encoding HTH-type transcriptional activator IlvY has protein sequence MDIRTIKLYLHLSDSLHFARTAQAMHVSPSTLSRAMQRLEMEVGAQLFQRDNRSVTLTSAGVEYRHFAELTLDHWSKLKTKIDPKQDLLRGRLNLYCSVTAAYSHLPGLLDHFRREHPLVEIALTTGDAANAVNEIRNNRADIAIAALPDPFPDNLHFAKIDDVPLSIIAPTFRCQVQELLTESYIPWDRLPFIVPEHGPGRKRIDNWFKALGLTPNIYAQVSGQEAITSMVALGCGVSITPEVVLNNSPVRDRIQLLSSPIAIPPFELGCCCREKRISEPVIKAFLEAI, from the coding sequence TTGGATATTCGTACCATCAAACTCTACTTGCACCTGTCAGATAGTTTGCACTTTGCTCGCACTGCGCAGGCGATGCATGTTAGTCCATCGACACTCAGTCGCGCCATGCAGAGATTAGAAATGGAGGTAGGAGCGCAGCTGTTTCAGCGTGATAATCGTAGCGTAACCTTAACCAGTGCAGGGGTGGAATATCGTCATTTTGCTGAGCTAACCCTCGATCACTGGAGCAAACTCAAAACTAAGATAGACCCTAAGCAAGATCTATTAAGGGGTCGACTTAACCTCTACTGCTCGGTTACGGCGGCGTACAGTCATCTGCCCGGCTTACTTGACCACTTTAGACGCGAACACCCATTAGTCGAAATAGCCTTAACCACGGGTGATGCCGCTAATGCTGTCAACGAAATTCGCAATAATCGCGCCGATATTGCCATTGCCGCACTGCCGGATCCTTTTCCTGACAACCTGCATTTTGCCAAGATAGATGACGTGCCACTGTCGATCATCGCGCCGACCTTTCGTTGCCAAGTGCAAGAATTGCTGACCGAATCCTACATCCCCTGGGATCGATTACCGTTTATCGTGCCTGAGCATGGGCCGGGGCGTAAACGTATCGACAACTGGTTTAAAGCGCTCGGCTTAACGCCCAACATTTATGCGCAAGTCTCAGGCCAAGAAGCGATAACCTCGATGGTCGCCCTAGGATGTGGCGTCAGTATCACCCCCGAAGTGGTACTCAATAACAGCCCTGTGCGTGACCGAATTCAACTTTTGTCATCACCCATTGCTATCCCCCCTTTTGAGCTGGGCTGTTGCTGCCGCGAAAAGCGCATTAGCGAGCCGGTAATAAAAGCCTTTTTAGAGGCTATTTAA
- a CDS encoding LysR family transcriptional regulator, with product MKQLDFNLLRVLEVLLEEQSVTAAASRLHLSQSAVSKQLSKLRDTFDDQLFERTAYGLKATPRALQLAPELREVLQRLEQFTRPNSFEPADSQRRFRMHLVETAYSLVFPHFVPQLLTQAPQVSINSQTWSHDSMEKILRCEIDLGIICREWDKRSLLHMNNLPDELAYAELIRDYPVCLVRSGHPLRNEPWDLDTFLKYRHLQVAFGGLEHWLLDDVLRLEHRERDIAVNMTDFTSALDLCENSDLILCAPRKYVMHMLPGHDLVCLDVPVHVEPGAYVLVWHKHFNLDPSHRWLRNLMIDGVSQIESKD from the coding sequence GTGAAACAGCTAGATTTTAATTTATTGCGAGTGTTAGAGGTGCTGCTCGAGGAGCAAAGTGTTACTGCTGCTGCATCGAGGCTGCACCTGAGTCAATCTGCGGTCAGCAAGCAGTTAAGTAAGTTACGCGACACCTTCGATGATCAACTTTTCGAGCGTACCGCTTATGGGCTAAAAGCCACCCCACGAGCCTTGCAATTAGCGCCGGAGCTGCGTGAAGTGCTGCAAAGGCTTGAGCAATTTACCCGCCCCAATAGCTTCGAGCCAGCTGATAGCCAACGCAGATTTCGTATGCACCTGGTTGAAACCGCTTATTCGCTAGTATTTCCGCACTTTGTGCCTCAGTTGTTAACGCAAGCGCCGCAAGTGAGTATTAATAGTCAGACGTGGTCGCACGACAGTATGGAGAAGATACTGCGCTGCGAAATTGATCTCGGTATTATCTGCCGCGAGTGGGATAAACGCTCTTTACTGCATATGAATAACTTGCCGGATGAGCTGGCTTACGCTGAACTTATCCGTGACTATCCGGTATGTCTGGTCAGATCCGGACATCCGCTACGCAATGAACCTTGGGATCTCGATACCTTTTTAAAATATCGTCATCTACAGGTGGCATTTGGTGGCTTGGAGCACTGGCTGCTGGATGACGTATTGCGTTTAGAGCATAGAGAGCGTGATATTGCCGTTAATATGACTGACTTTACTAGTGCGCTAGATCTGTGTGAGAACAGCGATCTAATCTTATGTGCGCCGCGAAAGTACGTCATGCATATGTTGCCCGGCCATGACCTTGTTTGCCTTGATGTGCCGGTGCATGTTGAACCTGGTGCCTACGTGCTGGTGTGGCATAAACACTTCAATTTAGATCCAAGCCATCGCTGGTTACGTAATCTAATGATCGATGGTGTTAGTCAGATTGAATCTAAGGATTGA
- a CDS encoding LysE family translocator — MSIEVWLSFVIASAVLTLIPGPCVLLVISQSLTKGIRAAFMCILGDVFGGVMLMVLSLIGVGAILATSATLFMIFKWLGVMYMAYLGYCQIAAARTSSTDNNTDKDQTLSVASMKAGFIASSLNPKAIAFYMAFLPQFMTPEGDEVLQFAILILTSSVVVAVILAGYALLASSASQFLQRKKSQKYLGYVGGSCLISGSAYMATAVK; from the coding sequence ATGTCCATTGAAGTTTGGTTATCTTTTGTCATAGCCAGTGCAGTACTCACTCTTATTCCAGGACCTTGTGTTTTACTGGTGATCAGTCAGTCCTTAACCAAAGGGATACGCGCAGCTTTTATGTGCATATTGGGAGATGTCTTCGGCGGAGTAATGTTAATGGTACTTTCCTTAATCGGTGTTGGTGCTATCTTGGCAACCTCTGCAACCCTGTTTATGATTTTTAAATGGTTAGGCGTGATGTATATGGCTTACCTTGGTTATTGCCAAATAGCTGCAGCAAGGACAAGTTCCACAGATAACAATACCGATAAAGATCAAACCCTCAGCGTTGCTAGTATGAAAGCTGGCTTTATTGCTTCCTCTTTAAACCCCAAGGCAATCGCATTCTATATGGCATTCCTGCCGCAATTTATGACCCCTGAAGGCGATGAGGTTTTGCAGTTTGCTATATTAATCCTGACTTCCTCTGTTGTTGTCGCGGTTATTTTAGCGGGATACGCACTACTTGCTTCAAGCGCGAGTCAGTTTTTACAACGTAAGAAATCACAAAAGTACCTAGGCTATGTTGGTGGCAGCTGTTTAATTAGCGGTAGCGCCTATATGGCAACGGCAGTGAAATGA
- a CDS encoding DUF4824 family protein — protein MKKYLLMGLLILIGSNVMALSGVAYNRMGAPTSALKLTERELELPYNSSAQQENSGILLSINWRTATKPDNAYTPYNSNETTVTQAQLLDLGFELPDNNYYGAQSRQLYWAFEFDGERHAAEIAKAELRYQEAVKTYTEQPNDNNSRLKDDSLVNFKKEKLTNSRLFFVKVATDYESLAAEFAGQDNMLFVKGLAKPYYNENNDSYRLFLQQLLITEIMLPLEYSETLKGLSRLGYQDIEAPRYTVDIKWGSRLEPWITKVTRHE, from the coding sequence ATGAAAAAGTACTTATTGATGGGTCTGCTGATCCTTATCGGCAGTAATGTCATGGCGTTGAGTGGTGTAGCATATAACCGCATGGGCGCACCGACATCAGCACTAAAATTGACTGAAAGAGAGCTGGAATTACCCTATAACAGCAGCGCGCAACAAGAGAATTCCGGCATTCTACTCAGTATTAATTGGCGCACCGCTACCAAGCCTGATAATGCCTATACTCCCTACAACAGTAATGAAACCACAGTGACTCAAGCGCAACTATTAGATCTTGGTTTTGAGCTGCCGGATAACAATTATTACGGAGCGCAGTCTCGTCAATTGTATTGGGCATTTGAGTTTGATGGTGAGCGACATGCCGCTGAAATTGCCAAAGCAGAGCTGCGCTATCAGGAAGCCGTTAAAACTTATACCGAGCAACCCAATGACAATAATAGTCGCTTAAAGGATGACTCTCTTGTTAACTTTAAAAAGGAGAAGCTAACCAACAGTCGACTATTCTTTGTCAAAGTGGCTACTGACTATGAGTCCTTAGCGGCTGAATTTGCTGGCCAAGATAATATGCTGTTTGTTAAGGGGCTAGCTAAGCCTTATTACAACGAAAATAACGACAGTTACCGTTTATTCCTGCAACAGTTATTGATCACTGAAATTATGCTGCCATTAGAATATTCAGAAACTCTTAAGGGGTTGAGCAGGTTGGGTTATCAAGATATTGAAGCCCCTCGTTATACGGTGGATATAAAATGGGGCAGCCGTTTGGAACCGTGGATAACGAAAGTAACTCGCCATGAGTAA
- a CDS encoding DUF2157 domain-containing protein: MEEKLLSQLDAQQRVDQIHAFQQELHALEIDQVIAVSPAQKNKLDDYHQQLLKRLSESYDVDTSSQSKQLSLGMRIASMLGALAMATSIFFLFYQFWGYLSTAVQVSILVIAPISLFILSLKLAQAEKSAYYSKIAALVSLACFVLNLSMLGQIFNITPSPNAFAVWAAFSFLLAYACNARLLLFFGIVSLSSFIAMKMGSWSGMYWISFGERPENFLVPSLLIFLIPHLSDHRRFNGFAAIYKVMAMIMLFLPILVLSNWGEISYLSWSAEIIEGCYQLMGFALSAAAIWLGVKRQWGEVTNTGNVFFILFLYTKFFDWWWEWMPKYVFFFILGLSALLALMVFKRVRLSNLNDLSKVGKMGGGAGQ, from the coding sequence ATGGAAGAAAAGCTGCTTTCTCAATTAGATGCCCAGCAACGGGTTGATCAAATTCATGCATTCCAGCAAGAGCTGCATGCATTGGAAATTGATCAGGTTATTGCAGTCTCACCAGCACAGAAAAATAAGCTCGATGATTATCATCAGCAATTATTAAAACGCCTCTCAGAAAGCTATGACGTCGATACCAGCAGTCAATCGAAGCAGCTTTCTCTTGGGATGAGAATAGCCTCAATGCTGGGGGCGCTAGCGATGGCGACCAGTATTTTCTTTCTGTTCTATCAGTTTTGGGGCTACCTGAGTACCGCTGTGCAAGTGAGTATTTTAGTCATCGCACCCATCTCCCTTTTTATCCTGTCGTTGAAATTGGCTCAAGCCGAGAAAAGCGCATATTACTCAAAAATTGCCGCCTTGGTCAGTCTTGCCTGCTTTGTGCTTAACCTGTCTATGTTGGGACAAATATTCAACATCACGCCGTCACCTAATGCCTTTGCGGTGTGGGCGGCTTTTAGTTTTTTACTGGCCTACGCCTGTAATGCGCGTCTTTTACTGTTCTTTGGGATTGTCAGTCTAAGTAGCTTTATCGCGATGAAGATGGGCAGTTGGTCTGGAATGTATTGGATTAGCTTCGGCGAAAGACCTGAGAATTTTCTAGTGCCTAGTTTGTTGATCTTTTTAATACCTCATCTAAGCGATCATCGACGCTTCAATGGCTTTGCTGCGATTTATAAAGTTATGGCAATGATCATGCTGTTTCTACCTATACTCGTTTTGTCTAACTGGGGCGAAATAAGCTATTTAAGCTGGTCAGCGGAGATAATTGAGGGTTGTTATCAACTGATGGGGTTTGCACTTTCAGCTGCGGCTATTTGGCTTGGGGTTAAGCGCCAATGGGGCGAGGTAACCAACACGGGCAATGTGTTCTTTATTTTGTTCCTCTACACCAAGTTCTTCGATTGGTGGTGGGAGTGGATGCCGAAATATGTCTTCTTTTTTATTCTAGGCTTGTCAGCTTTGTTGGCACTGATGGTGTTTAAGCGAGTTCGCCTCAGTAATTTAAATGACTTAAGTAAAGTCGGCAAAATGGGCGGAGGGGCTGGGCAATGA
- a CDS encoding GNAT family N-acetyltransferase — translation MKIEVINKNDKAVFDTLIEGLKQHKYEHMGPEETAPLSVIARDEADNIIAGVSGRSIYRNFLIEVVWVSPEARGTGLGRQLMEQAEMEARKRGCLIAQLDTLSFQAPVFYQKLGFEIVGTVPGFPGSPERYFMLKQYTDGAMLNETI, via the coding sequence ATGAAAATTGAAGTCATCAATAAAAATGATAAAGCGGTTTTCGATACGCTTATCGAGGGGCTTAAACAGCACAAATATGAGCATATGGGGCCAGAAGAAACAGCTCCTCTCTCAGTCATTGCTCGCGATGAAGCAGACAACATCATTGCTGGTGTCTCAGGTCGCAGCATTTACCGAAACTTTCTTATAGAAGTGGTGTGGGTCAGTCCCGAGGCCAGAGGCACTGGGCTTGGGCGTCAGTTAATGGAACAAGCTGAGATGGAAGCTAGAAAGCGCGGCTGCCTAATAGCGCAATTAGACACCCTTTCTTTTCAGGCCCCTGTGTTTTATCAAAAGCTTGGTTTTGAAATTGTCGGTACTGTCCCCGGATTTCCCGGCAGTCCAGAACGTTATTTTATGCTGAAGCAATATACCGACGGAGCAATGCTAAATGAAACCATTTAA
- a CDS encoding family 16 glycosylhydrolase, translated as MPYHSSCPTKRSILYISCILLASYHSALQAKPNDKSEIKIRGKSMELSQQQVSAQRIAKEDSLQKSSSSNKKEPRGKSTKSSGFTDALTQFDYSHWWASDGWHNGFPFVNRWQADAISHSSEGMQLTLSNQGTLAAPDWVSGELRSHEYRGYGCYEVSMKPAARAGVVSSFFLFASPYDVAPNGNGLHHEIDIEFLGDNTNFMQINFWRNGEPASGENALLIPLQFDAALDFHRYGIRWSSGKIQWYVDGLLVHQVNSKASPYIPTTSESTLMAMMNIWATHEDISTWAGEFDPELGASESYYKDFSYQTLKQCQF; from the coding sequence ATGCCATATCACTCTTCTTGCCCCACTAAACGCTCCATTCTTTACATCAGTTGTATCCTGCTCGCGAGTTACCACAGCGCATTACAAGCTAAACCCAACGACAAGTCAGAGATAAAAATACGCGGTAAATCAATGGAATTGTCACAACAGCAAGTCTCTGCTCAGCGTATTGCAAAGGAGGACTCCTTGCAGAAATCCAGTTCATCAAACAAAAAAGAACCTAGGGGAAAATCAACTAAAAGCAGCGGTTTTACTGATGCACTGACCCAGTTTGATTACAGCCATTGGTGGGCCAGTGATGGCTGGCACAACGGTTTTCCGTTTGTTAATCGCTGGCAAGCCGATGCCATTAGCCATAGTAGTGAGGGGATGCAACTCACCTTGAGTAACCAAGGAACATTAGCGGCGCCTGATTGGGTCTCGGGCGAGTTACGCAGCCATGAGTACCGAGGTTATGGCTGCTATGAAGTCAGTATGAAGCCTGCCGCACGTGCAGGCGTGGTCAGTAGCTTCTTTTTATTTGCCAGCCCCTACGATGTTGCCCCTAATGGCAATGGCCTGCACCATGAAATAGATATAGAATTTCTCGGCGATAACACCAACTTCATGCAGATCAACTTCTGGCGCAATGGCGAGCCAGCATCAGGCGAGAACGCCCTGCTTATTCCACTGCAATTCGATGCTGCATTAGACTTTCACCGTTACGGCATTCGTTGGTCATCGGGTAAAATTCAGTGGTACGTCGATGGTTTATTAGTGCATCAAGTTAACTCAAAGGCGAGCCCTTACATCCCGACAACCAGCGAATCAACCCTGATGGCGATGATGAATATATGGGCGACTCATGAGGATATCTCCACCTGGGCTGGCGAGTTTGATCCTGAGTTAGGCGCAAGCGAAAGTTACTATAAAGATTTTAGCTATCAGACTTTGAAACAATGTCAGTTTTAG